The following proteins are encoded in a genomic region of Archangium lipolyticum:
- a CDS encoding serine hydrolase domain-containing protein yields MSSHPIANLQSALEEAVTLGIFPAAQAVVMHRGVQVFGGVAGNVTGDTRFDLASVTKVLCTTSLFLRFWTEGKVGPETPVARFFPGSPVGDSGATVADLLYHRSGLPPFVPFFAEALSSTPELLEPSCPSATRARVREQVIQAAARTPLAIAPRTGTAYSDVGFILLGEILARVGGASLDVLFSRHVAEPLGLSARFHRLTDFPTDGRVAPTGATRPREPAPGQEGLWGELPSRPAVPGEVDDDNAWVMDGVSGHAGLFGTAVDVARFGQAVLSGCAGEPSLAPGPLWHRALASDPIVQGSTRSMGFDSPSQGLSSAGHFIGDTPPGAVGHLGFTGTSLWVDLRRTLVVALVTNRVAHGRKELRIREFRPVFHDLVVEALGLNDLTPKAHG; encoded by the coding sequence ATGAGCAGTCACCCCATCGCCAATCTCCAGAGCGCCCTCGAGGAGGCCGTCACGCTCGGCATCTTCCCGGCCGCCCAGGCCGTGGTGATGCACCGGGGCGTCCAGGTCTTCGGCGGCGTGGCCGGCAACGTCACCGGTGATACCCGCTTCGACCTGGCCTCCGTCACCAAGGTGCTCTGCACCACCTCGCTCTTCCTGCGCTTCTGGACCGAGGGGAAGGTAGGGCCGGAGACTCCGGTGGCCCGCTTCTTCCCGGGCTCGCCCGTGGGGGACTCGGGCGCCACGGTGGCGGACCTGCTCTACCACCGCTCCGGCCTGCCGCCCTTCGTGCCCTTCTTCGCCGAGGCGCTCTCCTCCACCCCCGAGCTCCTCGAGCCCTCGTGTCCCTCGGCCACCCGCGCCCGCGTCCGCGAGCAGGTCATCCAGGCCGCCGCGCGCACCCCGCTCGCGATCGCTCCCCGCACCGGGACCGCCTACAGCGACGTGGGCTTCATCCTCCTGGGGGAGATCCTCGCCCGGGTGGGGGGCGCGTCCCTGGACGTCCTCTTCTCGCGCCATGTCGCCGAGCCCCTGGGCCTCTCCGCGCGCTTCCACCGGCTCACCGACTTCCCCACCGATGGCCGCGTCGCCCCCACCGGCGCCACCCGGCCTCGCGAGCCCGCTCCCGGCCAGGAGGGCTTGTGGGGCGAGCTGCCCTCGCGTCCCGCCGTGCCCGGCGAGGTGGATGACGACAACGCCTGGGTGATGGACGGTGTGAGTGGCCATGCCGGGCTCTTCGGCACCGCGGTGGACGTGGCCCGCTTCGGTCAGGCCGTCCTCTCCGGCTGCGCGGGAGAGCCGAGCCTCGCCCCGGGCCCGCTCTGGCACCGCGCGCTGGCGTCGGATCCCATCGTGCAGGGCAGCACCCGCTCCATGGGCTTCGACTCACCCTCCCAGGGCCTGTCCAGCGCGGGCCACTTCATCGGCGACACTCCTCCGGGCGCGGTGGGCCACCTCGGCTTCACCGGCACGAGCCTCTGGGTGGACCTGCGCCGCACCCTCGTGGTGGCGCTCGTCACCAACCGCGTGGCGCACGGCCGCAAGGAGCTGCGCATCCGCGAATTCCGTCCCGTCTTCCACGACCTCGTCGTGGAAGCCCTCGGCCTCAACGACCTGACCCCGAAAGCACATGGCTGA
- a CDS encoding site-specific integrase, which yields MTKQRDRLVFLKRVYSWLCKVKHILSVAEDPTFGRLTVPQARPEQWKRTKVIPREHYLLAREHLAPHWRDGMNVQAGTGWHVSELVRFAKMGSVEPYRGEAEGIAGVLVCPQTKSGEPLRTAVSAEVLEAGKRLLARGSFSFEKYTLAIKGACTAAGIPPFTPGRFRHSVATWAIEKGADPASVAAFLNHKSPSTTRRFYATHAVPTKIPTLA from the coding sequence GTGACGAAGCAGCGGGATCGGCTCGTGTTCCTCAAGCGCGTCTACTCCTGGTTGTGCAAGGTGAAGCACATCCTCTCGGTGGCCGAGGATCCGACCTTCGGGCGGCTCACCGTGCCCCAGGCCAGGCCCGAGCAGTGGAAGCGGACCAAGGTGATTCCTCGGGAGCACTACCTCCTCGCCCGCGAGCACCTCGCGCCTCACTGGCGTGACGGGATGAACGTGCAGGCGGGCACCGGCTGGCACGTCTCCGAGCTGGTGCGCTTCGCCAAGATGGGCAGCGTGGAGCCGTACCGGGGAGAGGCCGAGGGCATCGCGGGCGTGCTGGTGTGTCCGCAGACCAAGAGCGGCGAGCCCTTGCGCACCGCCGTGTCCGCCGAGGTGCTGGAGGCCGGGAAGCGGCTGTTGGCGCGGGGCTCGTTCAGCTTCGAGAAGTACACCCTGGCCATCAAGGGGGCCTGCACGGCGGCGGGCATCCCGCCCTTCACCCCGGGACGGTTTCGGCACTCCGTCGCCACCTGGGCCATCGAGAAGGGAGCGGACCCAGCCTCCGTGGCAGCCTTCCTCAACCACAAGAGCCCGAGCACCACGCGACGCTTCTACGCGACACATGCCGTCCCGACGAAGATTCCCACTCTCGCCTAA
- a CDS encoding RsmB/NOP family class I SAM-dependent RNA methyltransferase, translated as MLDRTLRAHRNLSREQRQALAEVVFNVGLWRRRLGFLLGNPDAPAPALLFAFLHGLAGVSAGEAARLAGVPAPLDLVSEEPPSLALRYSLPDWLAEHFSRELGSSAGDFCAHLNVPGPITLRVNRFRTNREALEHRLRSEGVETRPGSLSSLALHVVGPRPNLYGLTSLREGLFEVQDEGSQLLGLLVEARPGETVLDLCAGAGGKTLQLGADMENRGRLLAYDPDAERLDRLLQRSARAGLSIVQVLRAPPEGVLADRVLVDAPCSELGSLRRGPDLRFRLEPSSLSVLPREQHDILLRARRLVRPGGRLVYATCTVNRAENEAVVLGFLREAPEFRLVPPGAGWLDPSCVRDGFLFCAPHLHGTDGFFAAVLERGDG; from the coding sequence GTGCTCGATCGCACCCTCCGCGCCCACCGGAACCTCTCCCGCGAGCAGCGTCAGGCCCTTGCCGAGGTCGTCTTCAACGTCGGCCTGTGGCGGCGTCGGCTCGGTTTCCTCCTGGGCAACCCGGACGCTCCCGCTCCCGCTCTCCTCTTCGCCTTCCTGCATGGGCTCGCCGGTGTCTCGGCCGGAGAGGCCGCCCGGCTCGCCGGAGTCCCGGCGCCCCTGGACCTCGTCTCAGAGGAGCCTCCGTCGCTCGCCCTTCGGTACTCGCTGCCGGACTGGCTCGCCGAGCACTTCTCCCGGGAGCTCGGCTCCTCCGCCGGGGACTTCTGCGCCCACCTCAATGTCCCAGGCCCCATCACGCTCCGGGTGAATCGATTCCGGACCAATCGTGAAGCCCTGGAGCACCGGCTGCGCTCCGAGGGTGTCGAGACCCGGCCCGGTTCGCTCAGCTCCCTCGCGCTCCACGTCGTGGGCCCCAGGCCCAACCTCTACGGGCTCACTTCCCTGCGCGAGGGTCTCTTCGAAGTGCAGGACGAGGGCAGTCAGCTCCTCGGCCTCCTCGTCGAGGCCCGGCCCGGGGAGACCGTGCTCGACCTGTGCGCCGGGGCCGGGGGCAAGACGCTTCAGCTCGGTGCTGACATGGAGAACCGCGGCCGGCTCCTCGCGTATGACCCGGATGCCGAGCGGCTCGATCGGCTCCTGCAACGCTCCGCCCGGGCGGGTCTGTCGATCGTCCAGGTGCTCCGGGCCCCTCCAGAGGGGGTGCTCGCCGACCGGGTGCTCGTGGATGCCCCGTGCTCGGAGCTGGGCTCCCTGCGTCGCGGGCCGGATCTGCGGTTCCGTCTCGAGCCCTCGTCCCTGTCCGTGTTGCCTCGGGAGCAACATGACATCCTCCTGCGCGCGCGCCGGCTCGTGCGCCCCGGGGGACGGTTGGTCTACGCGACCTGCACCGTCAATCGCGCGGAGAACGAGGCGGTGGTTCTTGGGTTCCTCCGCGAGGCCCCCGAGTTCCGCCTCGTGCCTCCCGGGGCCGGCTGGTTGGACCCCTCGTGTGTCCGGGATGGATTTTTGTTCTGTGCGCCCCATCTGCACGGGACCGATGGGTTCTTCGCCGCCGTGTTGGAGCGCGGGGACGGGTAG
- a CDS encoding inositol monophosphatase family protein yields MSDESPATLRRIAEEGARLAGRVLAERFQGERIIEYKGGIDLVTDADRAAEETVLGFIRQHYPGHAVLAEESGASQGSGLRWVVDPLDGTTNYAHRVPHFCVSVGVEGPEGVLAGAIYNPMLDELFSAARGEGATLNGQPLRASGSTELGHALLCTGFPYDVHQRPEGPVGLLRRFIVRAQGMRRTGSAALDLAYVAAGRFDGFFEFGLKPWDVAAGSLLVQEAGGTMVRIDGAPFRVGVGDVLACAPGLAQQLLTESRGFLADIGWTPRAPVS; encoded by the coding sequence ATGTCCGACGAGTCGCCCGCCACCCTGCGCCGTATCGCCGAGGAGGGAGCCCGGCTCGCCGGACGGGTGCTCGCCGAGCGTTTCCAGGGCGAGCGCATCATCGAATACAAGGGCGGCATCGACCTGGTCACCGACGCGGACCGGGCGGCCGAGGAGACGGTGCTCGGCTTCATCCGCCAGCACTACCCGGGCCATGCGGTGCTGGCCGAGGAGAGCGGGGCCTCGCAGGGCTCGGGCCTGCGGTGGGTCGTTGATCCGCTGGATGGCACGACGAACTACGCGCACCGGGTGCCGCACTTCTGCGTGAGCGTGGGCGTGGAGGGGCCGGAGGGCGTGCTCGCCGGGGCCATCTACAACCCCATGTTGGACGAGCTCTTCTCCGCGGCGCGAGGGGAGGGGGCCACGCTCAACGGCCAGCCCCTGCGAGCCTCGGGCTCCACGGAGCTGGGGCACGCCCTGCTGTGCACGGGCTTCCCCTACGACGTGCACCAGCGGCCCGAGGGCCCGGTGGGGCTGCTGCGGCGCTTCATCGTCCGGGCGCAGGGCATGCGCCGCACGGGCAGCGCCGCGTTGGACCTGGCCTACGTGGCCGCCGGCCGCTTCGACGGCTTCTTCGAGTTCGGCCTCAAGCCCTGGGACGTGGCGGCGGGCTCGCTGCTCGTCCAGGAGGCCGGTGGGACGATGGTGCGCATCGACGGCGCTCCCTTCCGGGTGGGCGTGGGCGATGTGCTCGCCTGCGCGCCGGGCCTGGCCCAGCAGCTCCTCACCGAGAGCCGGGGCTTCCTCGCCGACATCGGCTGGACGCCCAGGGCCCCGGTCTCCTGA
- a CDS encoding GNAT family N-acetyltransferase, which translates to MRIRESTDADLSEILRWLSDEDARGVDGCFHCNRNIVSGAHQNGELYVAVEPSEDKAVAFILGGTRGPDILAVREEWRRHGVGRQLAEFWLEEAKRCDLCVLEIECAPRTSIRFWQAMGFELYADNYAFKVIEKTFDLPGDAQEIAVTIRFFPERTNWEDGVEPLMEVSPRAVRLHGGKIALAERVTFFNRGWRGASVGDPVVEIEVEGALVYRDKAKYDEAEALGVKGDSFAFSIDSLFLPAT; encoded by the coding sequence ATGCGAATCAGGGAATCGACGGATGCGGACCTTTCGGAAATCCTGCGCTGGCTCAGCGACGAAGATGCGAGAGGTGTGGATGGCTGCTTCCACTGCAACCGCAACATTGTGAGCGGCGCCCATCAGAACGGCGAACTCTACGTGGCTGTAGAGCCATCCGAGGACAAGGCGGTGGCCTTCATCCTGGGCGGCACACGCGGCCCTGACATCCTGGCTGTTCGGGAGGAGTGGCGACGGCACGGTGTGGGGCGGCAGCTCGCGGAGTTCTGGCTGGAGGAAGCCAAGCGGTGTGATCTCTGCGTACTGGAGATTGAATGCGCGCCGAGGACATCCATCCGCTTCTGGCAGGCCATGGGCTTCGAGCTCTACGCCGATAATTACGCATTCAAGGTCATCGAGAAGACGTTCGATCTGCCGGGTGACGCTCAAGAAATTGCTGTCACCATCCGGTTCTTTCCCGAGCGGACGAATTGGGAAGATGGCGTCGAGCCGCTCATGGAGGTTTCGCCCCGAGCTGTCCGCCTGCACGGCGGGAAGATCGCGCTTGCCGAGCGCGTAACGTTCTTCAATCGCGGATGGCGGGGCGCATCCGTCGGCGATCCCGTGGTCGAAATCGAGGTCGAAGGTGCGCTCGTCTACCGGGACAAGGCGAAATACGACGAGGCCGAGGCTTTAGGCGTCAAAGGCGATTCCTTCGCCTTCAGCATCGACAGCCTGTTCTTGCCCGCTACTTAG
- a CDS encoding TlpA disulfide reductase family protein, translating into MRPLHLTLAALALSGCASKMPPLTGPAPATASSALVASESSAPAPLQFSVKRYPGGEPHAIASDRGSVVLLDVWATWCEPCRDALPMYEDLAKHYASRGLKVYALNVDEDTRAIPAFLKETKVSLPVLLDANAEVSEKVLRVRLMPTTVLIDRKGMVRYVHEGFAEEFLAKYQMEIEHLLAEPAN; encoded by the coding sequence ATGCGTCCTTTGCACCTCACCCTGGCCGCGCTCGCCCTGTCCGGCTGCGCGTCGAAGATGCCGCCGCTCACCGGGCCGGCTCCCGCCACCGCCTCCAGTGCCCTGGTGGCGTCCGAGTCCTCCGCGCCCGCGCCGCTCCAGTTCTCCGTGAAGCGCTACCCCGGCGGCGAGCCCCATGCCATCGCCAGTGACCGGGGCAGCGTGGTGCTGCTCGACGTGTGGGCCACCTGGTGCGAGCCCTGCCGCGATGCGCTGCCGATGTACGAGGATCTCGCGAAGCATTACGCCTCGCGCGGCCTGAAGGTGTACGCGCTCAACGTGGATGAGGACACCCGCGCCATCCCCGCCTTCTTGAAGGAGACGAAGGTGTCCCTGCCCGTGCTCCTCGACGCCAACGCCGAGGTGTCCGAGAAGGTGCTGCGGGTCCGCCTCATGCCCACCACGGTACTCATCGACCGCAAGGGCATGGTGCGCTACGTACACGAGGGCTTCGCCGAGGAGTTCCTCGCCAAGTACCAGATGGAGATCGAGCACCTGCTCGCCGAGCCCGCGAATTAG
- a CDS encoding DUF2283 domain-containing protein produces the protein MQDVEVDQAGRTHGFLYEPPDVVLDFDQDGVLVGIEILA, from the coding sequence CTGCAAGATGTCGAAGTCGATCAGGCTGGCCGAACTCATGGGTTCCTATACGAGCCCCCCGATGTGGTGCTCGACTTCGACCAGGATGGAGTCCTGGTCGGAATCGAGATCCTGGCGTGA
- a CDS encoding S66 peptidase family protein: protein MKAPVRWLKPLPLRPGDTVHVVAPAGPFDRPSFEVGLGVIGQRYSPVHRPDLFEAWRYLAGSDVRRAEELAHALTDRDARAVFCARGGYGAMRLLPSLPLADTAPTALVGFSDITAVHLPLQGLGRVTIHGPVLTHLGKQPPEVQEYLFRLLESPEPPPPLEGKASYVPGVVEGPLLGGNLSVLSRLLGTPYMPSLDGAVLFLEDVGERPYRLDRMWTHLRLAGVFSRVRGIVLGDFTDCDEKSAPYGSADVLRSLAEETGLPCAAGFPVGHDIPNYPIALGTQVRLDAGAARLTFLEGAVQA from the coding sequence ATGAAGGCGCCCGTGCGTTGGCTCAAGCCCCTCCCGCTTCGTCCTGGCGACACCGTTCATGTCGTCGCCCCCGCTGGGCCCTTCGATCGTCCCAGCTTCGAGGTCGGCCTCGGTGTCATCGGACAGCGTTATTCGCCTGTCCATCGGCCCGATCTCTTCGAGGCCTGGCGCTATCTCGCCGGCTCCGATGTCCGTCGTGCCGAGGAGCTGGCCCACGCCCTCACCGATCGTGACGCCCGCGCCGTCTTCTGTGCTCGTGGCGGTTATGGGGCCATGCGCCTCCTGCCGTCGCTCCCGCTCGCGGACACCGCGCCCACCGCGCTCGTGGGGTTCTCGGACATCACCGCCGTCCACCTGCCGCTCCAGGGGCTCGGCCGCGTCACCATCCACGGGCCCGTCCTCACCCACCTGGGCAAGCAGCCTCCCGAGGTCCAGGAGTATCTCTTCCGGCTCCTCGAATCCCCCGAGCCCCCGCCGCCCCTCGAGGGCAAGGCTTCCTACGTGCCCGGTGTCGTCGAGGGCCCGCTCCTCGGTGGCAACCTCTCCGTGCTCTCCCGTCTGCTGGGGACGCCCTACATGCCCTCGCTCGATGGGGCCGTCCTCTTCCTCGAGGACGTGGGCGAGCGCCCCTACCGGCTCGACCGCATGTGGACGCACCTGCGGCTCGCGGGCGTCTTCTCGCGGGTGCGCGGCATCGTGCTCGGCGACTTCACCGATTGCGACGAGAAGTCCGCCCCCTACGGCAGCGCCGACGTGCTCCGCTCGCTCGCCGAGGAGACGGGCCTGCCCTGTGCCGCCGGTTTCCCCGTCGGCCACGACATCCCCAACTACCCCATCGCGCTCGGCACCCAGGTGCGGTTGGATGCCGGCGCCGCGCGCCTCACCTTCCTCGAAGGAGCGGTGCAGGCATGA
- the mpl gene encoding UDP-N-acetylmuramate:L-alanyl-gamma-D-glutamyl-meso-diaminopimelate ligase, with the protein MADDNGNVLETISPGAVRRIHLVGVAGTGMGSFAGMLKSAGYEVTGSDENVYPPMSDMLRNWGIQALTPYSPENLEVAKPDLVIIGNVIRRVNPEATAVRERRIPQMSFPAALGSLFLDRSHSVVVAGTHGKTTTSSLMAHVLVEAGRDPSFLVGGVTQNYSGNYRVGKGAHFVVEGDEYDTAYWDKGSKFLHYRPKTAILTSVEFDHADIFKDLPHYEATFDKFVRLIPKDGRLVVCTAYPNAVELAKACQGQVVTYVAKEGAAADYTPRGIRFGPEGARFEVIERGTALGTALLPLSGMHNVENTLAVVAAARGLGLTFGEIAKGLATFRGVKRRQEVRGEPGGILVVDDFAHHPTAVRETISAIRHRYPERRLWAIFEPRSNTSRRNIHQEDYAHSFTGAARASLKVPERHDKVPTGEELDVPRVCEELKAQGIAADHAADVPSLVERVAREAKSGDVLLVMSNGAFGGFIDKLLVALKTRVGER; encoded by the coding sequence ATGGCTGACGACAACGGCAACGTCCTCGAAACCATCTCCCCCGGCGCCGTGCGCCGCATCCACCTCGTCGGCGTGGCCGGCACCGGCATGGGCTCGTTCGCCGGCATGCTCAAGTCCGCCGGTTACGAAGTCACCGGCAGCGACGAGAACGTCTACCCGCCCATGAGCGACATGCTCCGCAACTGGGGCATCCAGGCGCTCACCCCGTACAGCCCGGAGAACCTCGAGGTGGCGAAGCCGGACCTCGTCATCATCGGCAACGTCATCCGCCGGGTGAACCCCGAGGCCACCGCCGTCCGCGAGCGCCGCATCCCCCAGATGAGCTTCCCGGCCGCGCTCGGCTCGCTCTTCCTGGACCGCTCGCACTCCGTCGTGGTGGCGGGCACGCACGGCAAGACGACCACGTCCTCGCTCATGGCCCACGTGCTGGTGGAGGCCGGGAGGGATCCGAGCTTCCTCGTGGGCGGCGTCACGCAGAACTACTCGGGCAACTACCGGGTGGGGAAGGGGGCGCACTTCGTCGTCGAAGGTGACGAGTACGACACCGCGTACTGGGACAAGGGCTCCAAGTTCCTCCACTACCGCCCGAAGACGGCCATCCTCACCAGCGTGGAGTTCGACCACGCGGACATCTTCAAGGATCTGCCGCACTACGAGGCCACCTTCGACAAGTTCGTCCGGCTGATTCCGAAGGATGGCCGGCTGGTGGTGTGCACCGCGTACCCCAACGCCGTGGAGCTCGCGAAGGCGTGCCAGGGCCAGGTGGTGACGTACGTGGCCAAGGAGGGCGCCGCGGCCGACTACACCCCGCGCGGCATCCGCTTCGGCCCCGAGGGCGCCCGCTTCGAGGTCATCGAGCGTGGTACCGCGCTGGGCACCGCGCTGCTGCCGCTCTCCGGCATGCACAACGTGGAGAACACGCTCGCCGTCGTCGCCGCGGCGCGCGGGCTGGGCCTCACCTTCGGGGAGATCGCCAAGGGACTGGCCACCTTCCGCGGGGTGAAGCGCCGCCAGGAGGTGCGTGGCGAGCCGGGGGGCATCCTCGTGGTGGACGACTTCGCGCACCACCCCACCGCGGTGCGCGAGACGATCTCCGCCATCCGCCACCGCTACCCGGAGCGCCGGCTGTGGGCCATCTTCGAGCCGCGCTCGAACACGAGCCGCCGCAACATCCACCAGGAGGACTACGCGCACTCCTTCACTGGCGCGGCGCGGGCCAGCCTCAAGGTGCCCGAGCGTCATGACAAGGTGCCCACCGGCGAGGAGCTGGACGTGCCCCGTGTCTGCGAGGAGCTGAAGGCCCAGGGCATCGCCGCCGACCACGCCGCGGACGTGCCCTCGCTCGTGGAGCGGGTGGCGCGCGAGGCGAAGTCCGGGGACGTGCTGCTCGTCATGAGCAACGGCGCCTTCGGGGGCTTCATCGACAAGCTGCTCGTCGCGCTGAAGACGCGCGTGGGGGAGCGCTAG